One window of the Maridesulfovibrio ferrireducens genome contains the following:
- a CDS encoding DUF6475 domain-containing protein → MNWENKQERAAFLEAFYALTEIHNKQVSASLPKFYSSVLGKFETQVVVAALHRAALELKFFPKPCELLEFITGSKEDMMVEAEEKAQLVLEAASSHGVYASVQFSDPVVNAVIRQHFGGWNNICAYPVEHHKWFVKDFCERYVEYKKRGVESNEPLRGIGGSRNIIPIGLPGEAFAIESKGNGQKQLKSLVGGLIAAKKAAA, encoded by the coding sequence AGAAATCCACAACAAGCAGGTATCTGCAAGTTTACCGAAGTTTTATTCTTCAGTTTTAGGGAAATTTGAAACTCAGGTTGTTGTTGCAGCTCTTCACAGGGCAGCTCTTGAACTCAAGTTCTTTCCAAAGCCTTGTGAGTTGCTTGAATTCATCACCGGCTCAAAAGAAGACATGATGGTCGAAGCTGAAGAAAAAGCACAACTCGTTTTAGAAGCTGCAAGTTCTCACGGAGTCTACGCAAGTGTTCAATTTTCTGACCCGGTTGTTAACGCCGTAATCCGTCAACACTTCGGGGGCTGGAATAATATCTGTGCTTACCCCGTTGAGCATCACAAGTGGTTCGTGAAGGATTTTTGCGAAAGATATGTCGAATACAAGAAGCGCGGAGTTGAAAGCAATGAGCCTCTTCGTGGTATTGGAGGAAGTCGCAATATTATCCCCATAGGATTGCCTGGAGAAGCTTTTGCAATTGAAAGTAAGGGCAATGGTCAGAAGCAGCTTAAAAGTCTCGTAGGAGGACTCATAGCGGCTAAAAAGGCGGCAGCATAA
- a CDS encoding VRR-NUC domain-containing protein — MAKTKLKTSEHDEQVLLFQWAKLHERKWPELECLYAVPNAGKRSIRAAAYMKAEGLKSGVPDVFLPVSSGGYIGLVIEMKVGSNKPTENQNKWMERLQSQGHHVVVCYSFEDAKVVIEWYLRLEVREVA; from the coding sequence TTGGCAAAAACTAAACTCAAAACCTCAGAACACGATGAGCAAGTTCTACTCTTCCAGTGGGCAAAGCTTCATGAACGCAAATGGCCTGAGCTTGAATGTCTTTACGCCGTTCCTAATGCCGGAAAGCGGAGTATCAGAGCGGCTGCATACATGAAAGCCGAAGGGCTTAAGTCTGGTGTGCCTGACGTATTTCTCCCTGTGTCGAGTGGCGGGTATATCGGGCTGGTGATCGAAATGAAGGTCGGAAGCAATAAACCCACCGAAAATCAAAATAAGTGGATGGAGCGTTTGCAATCGCAAGGGCATCACGTTGTCGTTTGTTATTCTTTCGAGGACGCGAAGGTTGTTATTGAGTGGTATTTGCGGTTGGAAGTGCGGGAGGTGGCGTAA